Genomic segment of Apium graveolens cultivar Ventura chromosome 7, ASM990537v1, whole genome shotgun sequence:
TATAATTAAGAATAAACTCTATGTTGTAATATTTCATACTTTTTAAAGGTCCATCCTTTATTTTTTTTCCTctatataagaataaaaatacataaagttaattatatatatttaaatatatcccACAAATATAATCTGGTTACATAAACATTCAAGACAACTtcaaatatttttctaaaattgtttGTGATAATGACTTGTTTGTTCAGGTCAATATTGCATTATTTAGCTTGCATGACCATAATaattcatcttcatcttctctCAGCTTTTCTTTTTTTGATGACATCTCTATTCTACACCTCACTTTCTTTCTCTGTTTCTCTCTTCTCCACCTCTTTCTATACATAATAATTACTAGATGATTTGAGGTGATTGTGACAGTGAGATAGGCGATAGTGGTATAATGGCTTTGTATAATATATAATAAAGCAGTAACAATTTTTAGtgttttttataataaaaatcgGTGATTTTTATAGTACATAATAGTGATTTGTGTAAGAAAATTAGTGAATCCAGTTTTAATCTATTACTTCAGTAAATTGTGTAATATACAATTGTAATTTCAATTAAATCTCGTAAGTGTTGGTGAACTCTGTGTATAAATCGTCTATTTATGGCATAGTCTTAGTGATTTTAGTTTTAATTTTGACGAATCGGTAACTTAACAAGGGAGTAATTGGTGTTTTATTTGTATTTGTATATGTATGTAATATTTATGTATCTTTTACCGAAAAAAGGAGTGCCTCAGGGAGTAAAGGGTAAGGTGTAACGTAATGGGCTGAGTTTTATTAAAATGGGTTTGAGGTTATGGTTTCTATATTGATGATGTTATTATCATGACCATCATTCTATACTGTTATATTTAATAAGAAACATTGAAAGTTTTATCGTGTATGCTAGTCGTCTAGTCATCCATACTTCGTTCATCCtctaaatttataattatatttaacgGGAGTTGCTCAAATGAGAACTCATCTTAAaatgagatatgagatctaatcttaGTCCTtcattttataatatattttttatttttctgttAATCTCAACCATACATCTCTTTCTCTCACTAATTCACCCAATTTCTTTAATTCATTTCCCATATCGACACCCCACTCCATCCTCACCCGCCATTGCCACCGATGCGCCACCACCTCCCTCCGGACTCTCTCTCTCTACATATCACCCCCTTCTCCCCATCACTACTCTTTATCACCCATATACATCTGTCTCTTTCTTTGTGCAATCCCACCAATCCCACTGCCGAGTTGCCACCAACCCCATCTCTGGTCGTCGATTTTCAGACTTCTGTTCATCAATTTTTAATGATTTTTCGGCAATTATCATATATTAAGCTTCGGCGAATTCCATTCTTTTTTTTATTGATTGATGGATTTGCTTTAGCTTCGGCGATTTCATTTCCGGTTTGTTCCGTCAATAACTTTTAATAAATTTTGGTGTTTTCTCATTTTTTAGTGATTACTTTTCATTTTCTGGTGATTTTGGGTTGTAGTTGGTGATTCGTTACATATTGACGATCTGTAGATGGTAGTGTTGGTGGTGATGTGGTAGTGATTGTGTGGTAGTGTTTTGGGGGTAGTAGTGGTGTTGTTTTGTTGATGATTATGACGATAATGGTGGTACATGCATGTAATCAGGTGATTTTTATTATGAATTTGATGGTCGAAGTTATGAATGAAACTGGGGGCTAGAACTGGTAGCCGAAAACCATGGCAGAATGTGGTGATTTTTAATGTTCGTTGGTGATTAGTGAGCAGGTGGTGATATTTCATTTTCCGGTGGTGATTTTTGGTTTGACGGTGGTGATTTTATGTTTGACGGTGGTGATTTTCTGGTAGTCGCCGGAGTTGGTGGTGGTCGGAAATGGTGGACGGTGGAGGTGATGGTGGTTAATGGGTGGTTGAATTAGATAAaagataataaatattaaaattaaatattaattgaatgGTGATGATCAATATGATGTATTTAAATGAGTGAATATGATTGGATCTCATATCTCACAATAATAAGGTTCTCACTGGAGTAAGACCCTATATTTAACATTAAACACTctcattaatatattaatattcaaaatataattatataaatacaaatagaaTTAAATATGTATAATGGCCCCGGGCCAAAATAAAATAACATATACCATTCTCTCTGGCAAAAAATAATATACTATTGAACCgatctaaaataaaattataattataaaaaaaataattcgTTGGTAGGTATAAGGGCCCCGTATAaaagaaaatattaaaataatatacactATCCATTCGGGTTTAAACAAAATTGTACTCCGACCTAAATAATCAGaatatagttagttggatttgtTATAtagggctaaaataaaataataaatactactaATGTGATTAAAAAAAATTTACTATTGAACCggactaaaataaaattagaacTTCAAAATAATTTGTTGGTTTATTTAATGACATCAggataaaaaataaaataatattcaaccATGATTAATATAAAATTGGAAACAAATTAAGTACAAATACTTGGATTTAGTTAATATAACAAGTTTATATATTTACTGGTTTTCTTTTAAGTCTATAATATCTaaactaattaaaataataaatacgAAACATTGAAAGTTTTGGTGATAGTCTTACTTGTATTGTAGTCGTATGATCATCAATATTTTGGTCATACTATAAATTTATAGTTATATTTAACATAATACACTATAATTAATATTTAGCATTcgtattataaatatataaatacaaatacAATGAAATATGTATAATCATtttgggctaaaataaaataatatatactattcaccttgacaaaaaaatattattgaaccggtgtaaaataaaattaaaatcaaaagaTAATTATTGGCATcataaaagaaaaaaatatacaCTATCCATCCGgctttaaataaaattatattattgatacGTGCTataaaaaactaaataaaattatttagatTTGCTACATCGcgctaaaacaaaataataaatattagTGGCTTGGTTAAAAAAATTATGCTATTGAATCGGGCTTAAAAAATTAGGATttaaagataattctttgatcGATATAATGACTTCGGACAAAAAGAGAATAATGTATACTACACATTCgggaaaaaataaaataatattcaacacagaataaaataaaattaaaattaaattgtATATAATAAGTTGGATTTGATTAATATAACGAGTTTATAAAATTTATGCATTTTCTTCTATGTTTATAACATTTATGCTATTTGAAATAAAGATAATAAAATACCTATATTTTAAAACAACCGTACATCGCACCAGTTATAGGTTCATATATAATAATTTACATATTAaagttatattatattattatataaatcaAGTTCAAGTCATTTTTCCGATTTGGTTTGAGATACATCATATTTGATTTGGGATAGTTCAGATGTAGAAATTTAAACCAGATATCAGTTAGGCACACCTTAAATctaaatccaaatccaaatttttcgcattaaaataataaatcaaaaCTCAATATTTTACATTATAACAATTATGCATCAACATATCGAATTATTTTGTCCTCCGTAATTATTGATGATAAACTGCAAAACATATGTTGTTCACAAATTACAGATACATTAAACAAAAGAATTGTCCAACACACAATTTGGATGTTACTTATAAATAATCTATATACGAGAGAGAATATTTTTAATCATCCTGCCTTCTAAGAAAATAAAATTGTGAAGAAAAAAATGTGAACCATAAAAAGCGGAAAAATAATAAATATTGCTAAATTTTTTCCGATTGAATTCAATATAAATGGTTACATCAAATTTATGATATGAAACTAGTTACACTGGACATTGGGTTGGAATAGTAACACCACAAGTAGCAGCAACTTTTTTACCGCCGGGAGAATTGATATACTTTGCATAAATCGGATTTTTAAGGTATTGGCAAAAACAAGGTTGTTGTGCTTTGGCGTTAGAACAACATTCAGATGTCGGTGGTGTGTTGGGATCTGTTATGGCTGGAAGGCACACTGCTAAGTCCACTGGATTGCAATCTGACTTCACCACTTGTATTTCTGCTAACATTATTACAACTATTGCGATCATTATAATCACAATTTTGTTGCTCAATCCGGTTCTTAAAGTGATTTCCatttaagaaaattttgatgATTATCAGCTACTTTTAATTGCAATAACTAATAGAGTAATATTTGAGATGAAATAGTTGGTTTTGCAATGATATTTATAGGAAAAAGTAGTGCTCTTAATAAATATTACCGATAAGTAACTTATCTCTAagatttaatatatattaataaaatggGGCCATCATAAATGAGTAAATTATATAATAGTGGGAGATGATactatataatatatcaaaacaaAATTTGAGGTGATAATTAGGTTAATTTGTGAAGATGCCAAACTCCAAATCATATGTAAAACAAAATTAGTGGGGCCATGGGAAATTATTATTTATGAACATGTATCTTCTAATAAATTTTAGGTAGGTGTAACGTAAATATTATGTATAAATATGTGTAACGTATGAAACGTTTATATAAATTAAATGGGGTCGGTGTAATTGAGCTAATGAAGTGTTGGTGTAGTGGATACTCTAAAACATTAATCTTCATTTACTAGACAAGGTTTATCACACATTAGCCCttaaattttatggaaaataCACATGAACCACTACACTATAAAATACATATTACaacaataaaaatatattatcCTAAGAGTTATTTGTCTTGCGGCATAGTGTATTGCAACAAACATGCAAATTTTTGGCGTTGCATTCGGCCATGATGCAATAGAGGTCTTATGGTAACAATTTTAATAGTGTACAACAACATCATAAAGTCATTGCAATAAGAGTCGTGTAAAAATATTTTATAGATTACAGCAAAGATACGTAAGTATTGTAGTAGCTATTTTTTTGGCTAACTAATCACTTTAAGGCCACAATTATTAGTCCAACTGCAATGAGTTTTCATTTAAATATTAATCATATTGACAACATGTTTGGACAAAATTGTAATAATCGCTTAAAAAACAAAAGTATCTTATTGAAAGTATAGTAAACTAGGCATTTTATGCCACAAATCCAAAGATTAATGTCATTTCATAAATACTAGACTAAACCAACAATTCAAAAGCACCACCATGACTATTAGGACATCAtcataaaaattataaaacaatgTAAATTCAAGACAAAAAAGCTTAAGTAAGAAGATGAGTTTTTTTGTTGCACAACTTTGGAATGAAATAAACCTCTTTAAGTATGTGTTTCTCCCTGTTTTTACACTTGAATACAATCGTTCATTTCCCTTATATCTTCATGGTTGACCCATCTCCAAACCGCACTTGACCCGTTACGTCTCCGTTTAACTCGTTGAATTTTTCATGATGTCCAGTCATGTGATTACTGGCCCCGTTATTCAAATACCAGATGCTTTTATCACGTTTCGTTCCTTCCATTTGATCAAAACTCGGCTTCACTTTTTCCTCATTTAATAATACGACATCTCTGTTTCCTTGTTCTCGTTTTGTTAACAGTAATGTGGGCTCTTCATCCTCAAATTTCATGAGGTTGGATTCTTGATTTTTCTCTTTATTCCGTTCTCTCTCCCTTTTCGGTTTTCTGTATTCGGCTGTATAATGGTCGTACACATTGTAGTTGAAACATTTCACCGTACTCCTATCACGAGTCCTAGTAAGCTCCTTACTCGTTCCACCATGTTTGCTCTGTTGTTGTTGATACTGGCGTATGCCTCCACTATGATTTTTAGAGTTGTGCCAGCCTCTGCCACGAGGTCCAAATCCTCCTATTGGTCGTTGATTCTGAGACGTAGTTGATCCTTGTTTGTTCGACCTCTTCGCCCACTCTTTCTGCGTTAACAGCAACTGCCCTCCTGTGTTTTTAGACCTTCCTTTCATTCTTTCTTCATGAGCCTTGAGGCGTCCCACCACTTCTTCAACTGTCATAACCTTTACATCCCCAAACTGCTCAATATTTGAGGCAATTTGAAGAAATTTTTCTGGAACCGCCCTCAAAATCTTTAATACAACACTGGACTCCTCCATTATCTCACCAAGAACCCGTATGTTCATGACAATCCCGCTCAGCTTCATACAAAAGTCATCCACCTGGTATGTTTCCTTCATGACCAACgactcaaactctccctttaaaGTTTGCATATTTGCCTCTTTTACCAGCTCTGCACCCATTCATAAAGTTATGATCGCTTCCCAAGCTTCTTTCACAGTTTCCTTTTCAACAATGGCCAGCAACACATCTTCTGGAATGCCTTGATATTTTGCTGCAAGGACTACCTGTACCGTCGTATCGTCCACGACTATCTCGGAGTTATTTTCAATCGCACTCCAAACTTCTTGCGCCTTCATTAATACCTTCATTTTAAGGGACCATGCTGTATAATTATTTCGCGTTAGCATTGGATAGCTTAAACCTACAGGACTCTCTTTTGCCTTGGACGTTTCCATGGTTTGCTTTGTATGTTTGGGTTGATATTTAGGCATACAAGAACCTAAacacctgctctgataccacaaTATAGCGAGtaagatatatatataagtatatgaAGCTTCTGAAACCGAGGAAAAGAAAATGGCACGGGGACTCCCGAAGATGATACAACCTAAGACTCCAAGAGGTTTTACAGAATTATAAAACAAAACTACATCATGCTGCTAGAAAACAGGAAATCAAATGAACTGCTACCTAAAAACTCTCCTTACGTACACATTACTTTCTACCTTATCTCAACTACATTTAGACTTATTCAAACTATTTTCTactcacatattttatttattacaagtttagattaatataaaaataattccAACATTCTCTCCCTTAATCTAAACTTGATTGACCATCTTCTTGACCCCAAGCAGCTTCCGCATCTCTTCAAATTTTGCAGCAGTTAACGGTTTAGTTAGAATGTCTGCCCTCTGCTCCTGAGTCTTTACATACTTCACTGTTATTTCTCCACGTTCCACATAGTCTCTTATAAAATTAAATCGCACATCAATATGCTTGCTCCTCCCATTGATGATCGGGATCTTCGTTAAATTTATCGCAGATTTTTTATCTACATGTATCATCCTGGTGGCACATCCATTATCTGCTTCATTAGATTCTGTAGCCAAATTCCTTGTGTAGCTGCCGCCGTCACAGCCATAAACTCCGCCTCACATGATGATAAAGCTACGCACCTCTGCTTCCGAGAAACCCACGTTATCAGATTTTCATTCAAGTAAAAAACTATACCAGTCGTGCTTTTCCTGTCATCTACACTTCCAGCGTTTCCTGTCAATTTTAAGAGCAAATATATgacacttaatttatattcaattaaATATTCATTTTATTTCTTCCAATAACTATATAGCTACATGTCATAGAATAAACTAAAAATAAGGAAcataaatgaataataaatatttattgttaGGAACATAGTTTGTGTAATAACTTACCAGAGAacttataatatttatattatttttaagaTAAAAAGGCTAGGAATCTTTATAATATACCATTCTTCCATCAAATAACCAACATAGTTTATGGTTGCTTCTGGTAAAATATGATATTTGATGAATAGAGATATTACTACTGCAAGAAAAAGCGGATATTTTTCTTGTCTAAAAAGAATGCGAATATATATTTCTTCCCAACtcataaaaaattaattatatattattgatGGAAGCCTCTACAATATGAAAAATTATAACTTTGTCAAATCAAAAAGATTTTTTAGAATTTGTTTTGTGTCTTTAAGTTTCAAATTACTCCAAAGTCTCCTTATAAGATATACCTACAAACACATTCCCTAAGCATACATTCTCTAAAAATATGGGTACTTCTATAttaaactttttaaaaaaatattctaGCATTTGAAAAAAAAGGCCAGCTCCACAGCCTAGCTAGAGGATCAACAAACAATCCCTTATAATTATGTATAAATTcttcatttaaataaataaaaataatccATCATTTAATCATATAAAATAAATCCCTTATTATCAGCAACATAAGGGTTTGCTCCCGAGTTTTTCAACGGAAAAGAAGGAAGTGATTAGGAGGTAAAGTACTTTCATCTCATTTTTGGACTGAAAGTTTTGGAGTGAAATGTTGTCAAATTTACATTCATTAACACTTACTTTCGCTCCTTCTAAAAACTCGGGAGTACGATTACAGAAGTAAGTGAAATTACTTTACCACAATATAGCGagtaagatatatatatatatataagtatatgaATCTTCTAAAACTGAGGAAAATAAAATGGCATGGGGACTCCCAAAGATGATACAACCTAAGACTCCAAGAGATTTTACAAACTTATAAAACAAAATTACATTATGCTGCTATAAAACAGGAAATCAAATGAACTGCTATCTAAAAACTCTCCAAATGTACACATTACTTTCTACCTTATCTCAACTACATTTAGACTTATTCAAACTATTTTCTACTCACCTATTTTATTTATTACAAGTTTagattaatataaaaataattccAACATACTCTCCCTTAATCTAAACTTGATTGACCATCTTCTTGACCCCAAGCAGCTTCCCGCATATCTTCAAATTTTGCAGCAGTTAACGGTTTAGTTAGAATATCTGCCCTCTGCTCCTGAGTCTTTACATACTTCACTGTTATTTCTCCACGTTCCACACAGTCTCTTATAAAATTAAATTGCACATCAATATGCTTGCTCCTCTCATTGATGATCGGGTTCTTCATTAAATTTATCGCAGATTTGTTATCTACATGTATCATCACTGGAAGACCCGGCAATTTTGTATACGACACGAAACGACACAAAAATTTAGTGTTTGTGTTTGCATTTTTAGTACACGACACAAATGTACACGAAAATGAAAGTACACAGTCGAgatttagtgtcggttttgtgtttaaccttcgagtacacgacacgacatgaagtatacgacataaataaatattattattaaattttaatattttttataaatatatgtagAATTGCAATAAatgtatgcatatttatttttaaaatattatatgaTTTCATTATATTGTCTAGAATTgagatctaaatatatatttttcatatattttataatttttttacctaaaaataaaatattttaattaatattaatattaaatttaatatatattaatattcaattaacacgacatacacgacacgaaacgacacgaaacgaaagtacacgaacacgaatgTACACGAACGCTAGACATGTCGGTTTTGTGTTTGACATTTaagtacacgaaacacgaaaatacacgacaCGAAAATACACGACAGGAAAGTATACGACACGAACGAATTTCCAGGTCTAGACTGGACCTGGTGGCACATCCATTATCTGCTTCATTAGATTCTGTAGCCAAATTCCTTGTGTAGCTTCCGCCGTCACAGCCATAAACTCCGCCTCACACGAAGATAAAAAACTATACCAGTCGTGCTTTTCCTATCATCTACACTTCCAGCGTTATCAGATTTTTGATTACAACACTGCTTCTGAGAAACCCACGTTATCAGATTTTCATTCAAGTAAAAAAACTATACCAGTCGTGTTTTTCCTATCATCTACACTTCCAGCGTGATCACTGTCCGAATAACCCCTTAAAATATAGTTTCCAAAACCACGATGATATATCAAACCATAGTCGAGGGTGCCCTTTATGTATCGTAACACCCTTTTCACAGCATTATAGTGTAATACATTTGGTTTTTCCATGTACCTGTTTAGCACACCCGCCGAATATGAGATGTCAGGACGAGTGTGCACGAGATATCTTAACTCGCCAATGACACTTCTGTAAAGTGTGGAGTCAACCAACTATCCGCTTTCATCTTTATCGATTTGTTCCTTAGACTCCATGGGAATTCTGACTGGTCTGCACATCGACATGTTCATCTTCTCAAGTATACGTCTTGCATACATTGTTTGCTTAACCTCAATGAACTCTTCCTTCTGGTTTACTTCCATCCCCAGATAATAAGCCAATTTCCCAATATCACTCATGTCGAACTCGCTCTTCATTTGTGTTTTGAACTTGAGGATATTCTCAGTGCTTGTCCCAGTCACCATCAAATCGTCTACGTACACTGCTACAATTAAACATTCATTCCCTTCGCGTCTTGTATACACAACATGATCGTAAGGGCACATCGAGAAACCTAAACTCCTTAGATATTTGTTTAAATGTGAATACCATGCCCTTGGTGATTGACGTAGTCCATAGAGTGCCTTCAACAAACGATACACTTTGTGTTCTTCACCTTTTTTCTCAATACCTATGGGTTGAGACACATATACTTCTTCCATCGAGTCGCCGTTTAGAAATGCCGACTTTACATCCAAATGATGCACCTTCCACCCTTGTTTTGCTGCCATTTCCAACAATAATCTCACTGTCTCAATGCGGGTTACGGGTGCGAAAACTTCGTCATAATCCACTCCATTTTTCTGCACATAACCTCTCGCCACGAGTCTGGCTTATACTTCACTATATCTCTGTTTGTGTCCTTGATTTTATAAACCCACTTTAAACTTATGGGTTGACGTCCTTCTGGCAACTCAGTTAATACCCACGTTTTATTTTTTTCGATCGCGTTGATTTCAACACACATAGCCTCATTCCATTCCTTGTTAGCATTTGCTTCCTCGAACATTTTTTCGCACTTCAACACCCATCAAAAGTAGTTCATTAGCAAGTTCAACCTCTTCTATGTCGTCGTAGATCTCACTTAGTAGCCGGAATTTTCTGGGTTGTTCACTTGATTCTCCTGATGTTTCAGAATTATATCCTCCACTATTAGACTCGCTCCCAGTGTTAAACTCATGACTAGAGTTTCCCAATGTACTTGGTGTGTAAGGAGTGTGAATATCCGGTTTTGGTTGTGCGTCATCCTGTACATTGGTCTGATTGTTAATAATAAAAGTTCCGGGTGAACCATTACCTCGTGTCTCTTGTGTCTCCGGATAGTCCCAGTTTCAACCTGTCCCTTCCTTGAACACCACATTGTGGCTAACATGAAGTCTTCCAGTGCTTAGATTATATAGTCTGTGAGCCTTTGATCCTGGCTCCTTCCCGATATAAACCATACCAATACTCCTGTCATCCAACTTTCCCAGAGCTACATTTGGAGTCTTAACATGCGCCAAACATCCAAAAATTCTCACATGATCCAACTTTGGCTTTGTACCTGTCCAGGCCTCATAGGGAGTCTCTCCACCTAATGCTTTGGTTGGCACGCAGTTCAGAATGTAAACCGAATGTCGTACTGCCTCTCCCCACATCATAGTTGGCATTCTTTTCTCTTTCAAGAGACTTCTTGTCATGGTAATTATAG
This window contains:
- the LOC141674968 gene encoding uncharacterized protein LOC141674968, giving the protein MGAELVKEANMQTLKGEFESLVMKETYQVDDFCMKLSGIVMNIRVLGEIMEESSVVLKILRAVPEKFLQIASNIEQFGDVKVMTVEEVVGRLKAHEERMKGRSKNTGGQLLLTQKEWAKRSNKQGSTTSQNQRPIGGFGPRGRGWHNSKNHSGGIRQYQQQQSKHGGTSKELTRTRDRSTVKCFNYNVYDHYTAEYRKPKRERERNKEKNQESNLMKFEDEEPTLLLTKREQGNRDVVLLNEEKVKPSFDQMEGTKRDKSIWYLNNGASNHMTGHHEKFNELNGDVTGQVRFGDGSTMKI